The following proteins are co-located in the Styela clava chromosome 15, kaStyClav1.hap1.2, whole genome shotgun sequence genome:
- the LOC120334043 gene encoding 45 kDa calcium-binding protein-like yields the protein MILRVILNHNMRISYAALMVCFITIAAAGSIQRNLEMDRDKVEKEVDEELRPDVGLDYEPDKDGIQLDVPDGVAALESNKENHPEQDAHLDVPENIVPLDNIRDSEAGDDKLHFDEDVVHLDEKIESPDEINMHHTLEVMFDESLDREVAPPDHIAAVKMERDGDQNSNYHKEVFLGKEMEKFKNGDYEGYQQKEKLKDIFTAVDLNTDGFLDEAELTDWVLTKTREHFYEARMNNEKTFRLIDLDGDEKVTWNEFISQFLSEKGMNKRDVYTQLDSGESVKVPEDLENKIQELREKWIQVQEVGKKFLTVSEFFDFQHPETSKDSLKLLVEDILHDMDTDNSNDITVQEYVAMAPNADVDIVQDIWVASRREEFRKIIDINKDGKVGVEELEAYLDPLSRTMAGQEARQLIGFGDTNEDGKLTLREILENSEFYTGSKLYNYAQSIHEEF from the exons ATGATACTTAGGGTAATATTAAATCATAATATGAGGATTTCTTATGCTGCACTGATGGTTTGCTTTATTACTATTGCGGCTGCTGGTTCTATTCAGAGGAATCTAGAAATGGATCGAG ATAAAGTTGAGAAAGAGGTTGATGAAGAGCTGAGACCTGACGTTGGTCTGGATTACGAACCTGACAAAGATGGCATTCAGCTGGATGTACCTGATGGGGTGGCTGCCTTGGAATCGAACAAAGAAAATCATCCTGAGCAAGATGCACATTTAGATGTTCCTGAGAATATTGTGCCTTTGGATAACATCAGAG ACTCAGAAGCTGGAGACGACAAACTCCATTTTGATGAGGATGTTGTGCATTTGGATGAGAAGATTGAATCTCCTGACGAAATTAACATGCATCACACTCTCGAGGTCATGTTTGATGAATCCCTGGATCGTGAGGTTGCCCCTCCTGATCACATAGCTGCGGTAAAAATGGAGCGAGATGGCGATCAAAACTCGAACTATCACAAAGAAGTTTTTCTTGGGAAAGAAAtggaaaagtttaaaaatggaGATTATGAAGGTTACCAGCAAAAGGAGAAATTGAAGGATATTTTCACTGC AGTTGATCTGAACACTGATGGATTTCTTGATGAAGCCGAACTAACTGATTGGGTTTTGACAAAAACGCGAGAACATTTCTATGAAGCTCGAATGAACAATGAAAAAACTTTCCGCTTGATTGATCTGGACGGAGATGAGAAAGTTACTTGGAACGAGTTCATTTCACAGTTTTTGTCGGAGAAAGGAATGAACAA ACGTGATGTCTACACTCAGTTGGATTCTGGTGAATCAGTCAAAGTACCAGAGGATCTCGAGAATAAAATTCAGGAACTTCGGGAAAAATGGATCCAG GTACAGGAAGTCGGCAAGAAGTTCTTGACCGTCTCAGAATTCTTTGATTTCCAACACCCAGAGACAAGTAAGGACAGTTTGAAGTTGTTAGTGGAAGATATATTGCATGATATGG ACACAGACAACTCCAATGATATCACTGTGCAAGAATATGTGGCGATGGCTCCTAACGCAGATGTGGATATTGTCCAAGATATCTGGGTGGCTTCAAGGAGGGAGGAGTTTCGCAAAATCATTGATATAAACAAGGATGGAAAGGTTGGAGTCGAGGAGCTGGAG GCCTACTTGGATCCGTTGAGTCGAACGATGGCTGGACAAGAAGCTCGACAACTTATCGGGTTTGGTGACACAAATGAAGACGGAAAACTAACTTTGAGGGAAATTCTTGAAAACAGCGAGTTTTATACGGGAAGCAAGTTATATAATTATGCACAAAGCATTCATGAAGAATTCTAA